A stretch of DNA from Cryptomeria japonica chromosome 4, Sugi_1.0, whole genome shotgun sequence:
cttaggaccccatataaccccttaggacactatatgaccctatggggtcatatggtgtcctaagagttaTGTTGCACCtagtaggatgttaaaaggggtcatatggggtcctgaggggtcacatgtGTTAAaagacatgtgtggccccttaggaccccatatgaccccttgggacactatatgatcctatggggccatatggtgtcattggggatcatatggggtcatatggggtcctaagtggccacacgtgttctaacacatgtgtagccccttaggaccccatatgacccctaaggggtcacacatgtgttctaacacatgtttaGTCCCTTAGgacatgtgtagccccttaggaccccatatgacccctaaggggtcacacatgtgttctaacacatgtttagtcccttaggaccccatatgacccctgacgacaccatatgaccccttatgacactagatgatcctatggggtcatatggggtcattagggctcataaggggtcttaaggagtcattaaaggtcataaggggtcgtatggtgtcgtatggggtcttatgttatacatgctaggatgctaaaaggggtcaaaagatgtcctaggatgtattaaggggttGTTCATGTCTTAATtgctcctaggatgtactaaggggttgtatgatgtcttaaaaggtcctaggatgtactaagttcTCCTAAGagtcttaagaggtcctagtatgtgctaaggggtcgtaggataacaTTTTAACATCTAATTGTATATGTGTacatcatttataaataattaagcaTTAAAAGATTTTAACCATTAAAAAAATTTCaccattaaataattttaaaacaaatTATTATTAAGCATTAAAAAGATTTAAAATTGATATTATTAAGCATTAAGAAACTAAAAAACTAATAGactatacaaaattatgaaaaaaaactaaaacattaatatattaaCACTAATTTCTTTGCCCCCTTCTTCTCCTCGGCCGCTAAACTCTAAGTCGGTTAGTGCAAAATGAAGCAAAAAGATTTTTTTGTAGCTTATATAGCAAAGGGGTTCTGACCGGAACCCCTTTGCCACGTGACTGCCACATTAGCCCGACCGGAACCCTTCCGGCCAGAATAGTTTCGATCGGATCATACGAATTAACTCTAAGTGTGACACAGATCCATACTTTTAGCCAAGGAGCCATTCTACTATACTCAAATATTTCACACAAAAGAATCTCTACCTTATCTCTCCTCGAACTCCTTCACTATGAAGATGTTCTCGCTCTCAATGAGGACACACAACTAAAGACGTAAACACAAGTAAAATCTACCAAGAAATATACATGGGAAATCTAGAGGAAAATCAATCTTTCCTCTCACATATCAAAGAATATTTCTATGACTTGCGTGATGGTCTTCATGCCTTTTCTTTATGCTGTCAAAGATGAGTATTTTCATGGAGTGCATGAGAAAATGGGTGATCAATGAGACGGATTCCTTTCTAGCAAATCATTAGTGATCATGGATTGGTTTGCGATGTGGAGAATGTTGTTGATCCACAATGAGCATAGATCTACAGAAACAACGCTAAGCGGAGACTAAGATCACAAAACAACAAACTTGCAAATTCGCTTCTGCAACATATGAATCGGCCAGATCCGGAGAAAGAAAACCCCGACTCATGTAATCCTCATGTAATGGGAATTTTCATGTAATCCCCACCTAGTTCAAAATCAAATTGAGAGTGATCACAAAATTATAGGCATAGAATCCTCTTTAAGCCCTTTAATCGTTCCCGCTTTGATACCATAATAGAAAAATGGCAGAGATAAACAGAAGCTAAAATAATTAAACACAAAACAATATGATTCTTCCTCCTTTTTAATCAAATACATCACAATTATTTAGGAGTTTAGTCTCCTACATTATAGGAAACTCCCATAACAACTTACTCAAATAAATTGAGTTGTTTTAACTCAACCCATTTGTATTTCTAATATACTAACCTCTTTAACAACTATAACAAACCATacaaataattattttatgtgtctaatgtgaacactaattcccaacaAGTTTTATATAAAACTCAATAGCTTTATAAGCCAATATGTAACAATGTAATGATTATCTagtttgaatctattgaatatcaagCTTTTCTCTTTTATGCTCACAATATTCAATTCTCAATTTcataatatttatataatttaattactgaaaataaattaagattataaaccaaattaaaccttaaacctaaaccaaattgaCTTCTACCCCTAACACAAATAAAATAGACCTTAACCataaactaaattgaaccctatGAATAAATAAAAAAGTAATTAATAAGAATAAAGATGTTTGTATACTTTCAATTAGATggtttttctaaaatttaagtacttaaataaattaagattatgtcAAAACtattttttcatatttataaatatcaatatagtgacaaaattattatttttaaatatctatTACTTCCTTTACATTCAATTCTCAATTCCATATCTTTCTATAATTTCATTACTAAAATTAagattatattaaaattatttttccatgtttataatatgaatatactaaaaaattattattttgaaaaaatctagaaaagattTCTTTCTTTGTATTATATATAATCTTTTATGAGTTCTCTGAAAGTGAGCCAATATAATTAGCAAAGAAAGTGGACAAGCATATCTATATCTTTGTatgaacaataaaaataatttaatgctAAGGCTTGGCATGTGATGAAGGATGGTGAAATTTTTTGACCTTCGCATATACATAATATAGTCTAGCTTAAAAAAAATGGATCATGAAAATTCTAGAAATTTTAATTCATAAACTATCATGtaattattataaaaattaaaattttaaaaaaattaaaattttaaaaaaattaaaaaatcaaatttaattaagtgatatttttttgaattaatgttttgaatcacactatAATTTACAAAAAACATAAGACCAAGAGGTCCCTTGAAATAgtaccctaaaccaaattgaacccaaatCCTAAACTAAATTGATACTTAcctctaacactaaaccaaattgaaccctaactgtaaaacaaatttaattgtaaccctaaccctcaATTAAACTCTAACCCttatcttaattaaatattaaacctaatTAAACTTTAACCTAATCATGAACCAAAACCTATCATAAacctaacactaaatcaaattgaaccctaaccttaacctaactaaacaataaatcaaatttaaccccaaccctaaccctaatcctaattagatTAAATTGAACCTGACACAAAACCACTTTGAACCTTAATCTTATACCAAATTGAATATTAACATTggcactaaaccaaattgaaccctagcaCTAAACCAAATGGAACCCTAAGCTAAATTctattcaaaatcaaattcaaacttaATCTATACCAAATTGAGACCAAACCCTAGATGAAATTAAACCCAAATCTTAAGGTCATGAAGAATCCTATTGAAGATATAGAAACGATCAACCTTCaaaatcaaattaaacattaaaCCAGATTgaactctaaccttaaccctaaatcaaCTTACacattaaaccaaattgaatcctaaccttaatactcaaccaaattgaaccttaaacCTAAACCTTGAATTGAGCCTTATACTAACtctattttaatgattttttaatgaAATGACAACCCTAATTAGTGTCTAGTCAAGTGATCTCATTTCTAATTAATATGTCTTCATtacatatttttaaattaatagaatCTAATCCATCATAAATATTAAGCCACATTAAATCTCAACCCTAACACCaaacaaaattgaaccctaatactaaaccaaattgaagcCCAACTCTAAACCCAAACCTAAATTGCACTCTTACAattataaaaccttaacacaaattaaGCACTAACCTTGAACCTAATTGAATATTAAATTGGAACTATAATGCTAAATCTAAAAGCCATCATCATCAAGCTTATCTACTCTAAGGTTTAGAGTATTTGGCTTTCCAAAATCTACTTCCATGTTGGATGATTTTTTAGAGTCATTGTCAGATTCAATTaagtaataataaataaaataaaatatcatgttataagtaaaatgatagaatatttagttttgtatttgatatgattggatcatggattaagattgattaattatcataatcaaatatataatacaATTAGAAAGTGATATGGAAAGAGCATAGAGCATAGTGATTAATAGATTAAGAccgaataattatttatttaaacgcATTTTTTTCTTAGATTCTATTGCTAAGTTGTaggttttattatattaatttcttGTAAATAAGACTTCAATATCTCATCAATTCATCAATGCAATATGGTCCTTATAtctattttaattgttttaaatagtAAATCTCATCATTTGTTTATATTTATGAATGCTAAAGATTCTTTAAATTTGATCTCTACGTCTTCTACATAGATTTTACTTATAAAATATAGATATGCTAGTATTTTCCTCTTTACCTAAATGCTCCATTTGGACGACAAAACCATGCAGTTGTTAGTTTAAATTTGGTCTCTTCAATTTTATTGTTAACTTTACATAACCTGGCCCCATTTTTCCCAATTACGTCTTTTAATAACAAATATATTATTATCcttataaaaagataaataaatgaagCGGTGCACAAAGGAGAAAGTTTATGGCGAAAATGCATGGTTTTCTTATACGTGTTtggaaaattaattaatattttatcatAAAAGGACAACAAAGTCATAGGTGACTCCGTGGCCCAATGGATAAGGCGCTGGTCTACGAAACCAGAGATTCTGGGTTCGATCCCCAGCGGAGTCGATTTATTGATATTGTCCTTTTATCATATTCCATGATAAACTTGTTTCTGATGCCAATTTCCTCAATGTGTATTTTAAAATTACAGGCATTGAATCATTCAAACTAACACAGCTTTTCCTGGATAGTCCTCAGTGAATACTCGTGTATTACAGACATTGAATTATTCAAACTAGCACACCACAGCTTTTTAATCACAGAGCAGGAAGAGTCAGATTGACTTTTGTGCATCTGCACTTTTTTAAAGCAATCCCCAACTCTGTCATGAATGGCATGGTGCTATTCCATAAATCAAATCTAAACTATCGCCACAAGTGTTTGGAATGGCGTCAACCCTAATTAATCAGATGACAacgaagaagaggaagaaaaagttgATGTCTTTGATAATTAAAGTTGGACTACATCTTCAGCCTACAGAACCCACCAACAACAGTGGCAATCATAAACATTTATCAGATAAAAACATTGGTGAAAGGCGTTGCAGGGAGGGGTCTATACCCCTCAAACCTTTGCCGCAGATTGAAAGCCGAGGAAATCCAGTTCAACCCGCCAGGTATGTCTCTTTGCTACGTGCTTGCGCGGATGAGAAATCTCTTTCAGAAATAAAATCAATCCACCTACATATAATTGAAAGCTTAAAAAAACCGGACATTGTCTTACAAAACACCCTTGTCAATGCATATGCCAAGTGTGGGAACCTGGAGGATGCCCACAGATTATTGGATTCAATGCCTAAACGAAATGTAGTTACATGGACTATCATGATAGGTGCTTATTGCAAGCAGGGTTATACTTATAAAGGCCTGGCTCTGTATAATAAAATGAGAGCATCAGGTGTACTACCCAATGAATTTACTTTCACCACTATTGTATCGGCTTGTGCCCAATTGGGGTTTCTTCAAAATGGCAAGGAAATACACGAGCAAATAATAACCAGATTTGGGTTTGAGTATGGTGTTTTTGTGGGAAATTCTCTTGTTGATATGTACGTGAAGTGTGGGAGTTTCGATTATGCACGGCAAGTATTTGACAAAATGTCTCAGCGAGATGTGGTTTCTTGGACTGCTATGATTGCAGGTTGTGCTCAGAAAGGCCAGGTTGATGAGGCGGTGAGACTCTTTGAAGTGATGCCCGAGAGGAATTTGGCATCTTGGAATGTGATGATTGCGGGGTATGGAGAGATTGGGAAAATTGAGGAAGCAGTGAGACTGTTTGAGGAAATGCCCGAGAGAGATGTGGTGTCATGGACTCGGATGGCTGCAGCATATATGCAGAATGGGCATGTTGAAAAGGCCCTTGAGATCTTTAAGAGAATGCCGGAACGAGATGAGGTTTCATGGAATACGATGATTACAGGATTTATGCAGAATAAACTGGTTGAGGAAGCCCTGAAGTTCTTTGACGTGATTCCTATGCGAAGTACAgtgtcatggaatgcaatgattgcggGGTGTGCACAAAATGGGCGTTTTGACAAGGCACTGGATCTTTTTCAACAAATGAGATTGTCTGGTGTAAGACCACACCCAGACACATTTGCCAGTGTTCTTCCATCATGTGCCAATCTGGTAGCTTTGGAACAGGGGAAGGCAGTCCATGTATCTATTATTAAAAGTGGATGCCATCAGAACACCTATGTGGGGAATGCTCTCGTAGACTTATATGCAAAATGTGGCAATATGGAAGATGCATATAAGGTATTTGACAAAATGGCGGGGCGAAATGTAATTTCATGGACTGCAATAATCATGGCTTATGCTATTCATGGATTTGGGAAAGAAGCCTTGCGAATCTTTGGAAAAATGAAACTTTCTGGTACAGTTCCAGATGCAGTTACCTTTGTTGGTGTTCTATCTGCTTGTGGCCATGCAGGTCTAGTGGATGATGGCTGGCGATACTTTGACTCTATGAGTAAAAATTATCAAATCACACCGACAAGAGAGCACTACTGCTGCATGGTAGACCTTCTCGGCCGAGCTGGGTACTTGAAAGAGGCATTAGATCTGATTGACAAAATGCCAGTGCAACCCGATGCAGCTGTATGGCTATCTTTGCTTGGTGGTTGTAGAATTCATAACAACGTTAAGCTAGGAGAATATGTGGCGGAATGTATTCTTGAATTACAGCCAAGCAATGTTGCAAGCTATGTATTGCTTTCAAATATTTATGCGGCAGCTGGCAGGTGGGGTGACATTGAAAGAGTCCGAAAAATAATGAAAGAGAAGGGGGTAAAAAAGAAGCCAGGATGCAGCTGGATTGAAGTCAATAAACACGTATATGCTTTTGCTGCAGGAGACAAATTGCTTCCACAAATTGAGAAGATTAATGCAGAATTGGAGAGATTGTCTGGACTAATGAAGGAATTAGGATATGTGCCTGACACGAGATTCTCCTTGAGTGATATAGAGGAGGAACAGAAAGAACACAATCTCTATCATCATAGTGAGAAGTTGGCCATTGCATTTGGGCTTATCAATACATCCTCTAAGACACCAATCCGAATAATCAAGAACCTTCGAGTGTGTGGTGACTGCCACTCTGCCACCAAACTCATTTCCATGATTGTAGAGCGAGAAATAATAGTGAGGGATGCAAGCCGTTTCCATCATTTTGATAATGGGCATTGTTCCTGTGGTGATTATTGGTAATGTATAACAAGGGTACAAGTTATGAGAGCCTTGCACTAATGAAGTACAGCAGAAAAGCCCTATATGTTTTGGGCATAAGGTGAGGTTTGAGGAGTGCCTTACATGAAATGACTAAGGAAATTTGCAACATTCAAAACATGGGCCTAGATGAGGTCTGAGGAGAGCCTTACATGAAATGATAAAGGCAATTTGCAACATTCAAAACATGGACTTTAGTACATTGATCAATATTTATCTGGCCAGCTTCAATAACTGAAATGGAGTCTTCATGAAAAAGGCAAGTAAAACAAGGATAGCACGCGAGATCTTCATGTCCTGATTTGAGAATGTAAAAATGTGTAGAAAAGCTCTATGCAAGCTTGTCTTGATTCTTGTGAGATATTGGCTCGATCATGTTTAGAACGTAAAGAAGACAAAATACTCAAAAAACTCCCTGATTCTTGTCAAATATTAGTAGTGTTTCTTGGGGACATGTCCACAAGGTTTTCACATCGTTTTTGGGAAAAGAAATGTATTGGGGATGAAGAGATGGGAACAAAGCATCCTCACCACATCACTTTTTTCAGTTTTGTGGGGACACCCCCTTGTTGGTTTAATTTGCTACCATCACTAAGGTAGAGAGAGTTAATATGTGCTAGATTAGCGGTAATTTGTTCAGTCCTATTTCAGTCAATAAAGGCCTTACCTGTGCAGTCTTGTTTCAGTCAATAAATCCCTAATCCATGGTATGATTAGAGGAGTATTTTCTGTATACCTATGCTTTATAAACAGCAAATCATTTTAATAAAAATCACAGTTTTTCATCAGCTATTTATTTGTTCTTTCTCTAACTACATTCACTATCACCAGTTTATGGAGGGTCATAGTttgaacatggtatcagagccaggtttgcAGTGAAGGGAGTGTGAGAGTAAAGCTATGGATTAGAAAAATCTGCC
This window harbors:
- the LOC131027464 gene encoding pentatricopeptide repeat-containing protein At1g09410, mitochondrial; the encoded protein is MASTLINQMTTKKRKKKLMSLIIKVGLHLQPTEPTNNSGNHKHLSDKNIGERRCREGSIPLKPLPQIESRGNPVQPARYVSLLRACADEKSLSEIKSIHLHIIESLKKPDIVLQNTLVNAYAKCGNLEDAHRLLDSMPKRNVVTWTIMIGAYCKQGYTYKGLALYNKMRASGVLPNEFTFTTIVSACAQLGFLQNGKEIHEQIITRFGFEYGVFVGNSLVDMYVKCGSFDYARQVFDKMSQRDVVSWTAMIAGCAQKGQVDEAVRLFEVMPERNLASWNVMIAGYGEIGKIEEAVRLFEEMPERDVVSWTRMAAAYMQNGHVEKALEIFKRMPERDEVSWNTMITGFMQNKLVEEALKFFDVIPMRSTVSWNAMIAGCAQNGRFDKALDLFQQMRLSGVRPHPDTFASVLPSCANLVALEQGKAVHVSIIKSGCHQNTYVGNALVDLYAKCGNMEDAYKVFDKMAGRNVISWTAIIMAYAIHGFGKEALRIFGKMKLSGTVPDAVTFVGVLSACGHAGLVDDGWRYFDSMSKNYQITPTREHYCCMVDLLGRAGYLKEALDLIDKMPVQPDAAVWLSLLGGCRIHNNVKLGEYVAECILELQPSNVASYVLLSNIYAAAGRWGDIERVRKIMKEKGVKKKPGCSWIEVNKHVYAFAAGDKLLPQIEKINAELERLSGLMKELGYVPDTRFSLSDIEEEQKEHNLYHHSEKLAIAFGLINTSSKTPIRIIKNLRVCGDCHSATKLISMIVEREIIVRDASRFHHFDNGHCSCGDYW